A window of the Cololabis saira isolate AMF1-May2022 chromosome 19, fColSai1.1, whole genome shotgun sequence genome harbors these coding sequences:
- the LOC133419517 gene encoding microfibril-associated glycoprotein 4-like — MEMPPWVLLMLILLASGMKTCKGASLPVDCSDIYHQDKNLTNGVFTIYPNGSTSAVMVYCDLESEEGRWTVFQNRMDGSVNFYRGWDQYKLGFGNAVGEYWLGLENIHQLTRQKKYELLVDMEDFEGNKTFARYSAFSVDAERDGYELNVSGFHNGGAGDSLIFHNGMKFTTFDKDQDDWYKNCAREYLGAFWYDKCHGTNPNGIYHWGADDSLFAVGVNWLTWKGHEYSLKTISMKIRPVN, encoded by the exons ATGGAGATG CCACCTTGGGTCCTCCTCATGCTCATCCTCCTAGCTTCTGGGATGAAGACCTGCAAAGGAGCCTCCCTACCGGTCGACTGCAGCGACATCTACCACCAAGACAAGAATCTGACCAATGGAGTGTTCACCATCTATCCTAATGGATCCACGTCTGCTGTGATG GTGTACTGTGACTTGGAGTCGGAGGAAGGACGCTGGACG GTGTTCCAGAACAGGATGGACGGCTCTGTGAACTTCTACAGAGGCTGGGACCAGTACAAGTTGGGCTTCGGGAACGCTGTTGGAGAGTACTGGCTTG GTCTTGAGAACATCCATCAGCTGACACGTCAGAAAAAGTACGAGCTTCTGGTGGACATGGAGGACTTCGAAGGAAACAAAACATTTGCTCGTTACTCTGCATTCAGCGTGGATGCTGAGCGTGACGGTTACGAATTGAACGTGTCTGGATTCCACAATGGGGGCGCCG GAGATTCCCTGATATTTCACAATGGGATGAAGTTCACCACCTTTGACAAAGACCAAGACGACTGGTATAAAAACTGTGCCAGAGAATACCTGGGGGCGTTCTGGTATGATAAGTGTCACGGTACAAACCCTAACGGGATTTACCACTGGGGGGCCGATGACAGCCTCTTTGCGGTCGGAGTGAACTGGTTAACCTGGAAGGGTCATGAGTACTCCCTGAAGACCATCAGCATGAAGATCCGGCCTGTTAACTGA
- the LOC133419515 gene encoding microfibril-associated glycoprotein 4-like yields MEMPPWVLLMLILLASGMKTCKGASLPVDCSDIHHQDNNLSNGVFTIYPAGSTSAVQVYCDLESEGGRWTVFQKRMDGSVNFYRGWDQYKLGFGNAFGEYWLGLENIHQLIRQKKYELLVDMEDFEGNKTFARYSAFSVDDERDGYELHVSGFHNGGAGDSLIFHNGRKFTTFDKDQDDWYKNCARVFLGAFWYDKCHGTNPNGIYHWGADDSRFAVGVNWLTWKGHEYSLKTIIMKIRPVT; encoded by the exons ATGGAGATG CCACCTTGGGTCCTCCTCATGCTCATCCTCCTAGCTTCTGGGATGAAGACCTGCAAAGGAGCCTCCCTACCGGTCGACTGCAGTGACATCCACCACCAAGACAATAATCTGTCCAATGGAGTGTTCACCATCTATCCTGCTGGATCCACTTCTGCTGTGCAG GTGTACTGTGACTTGGAGTCGGAGGGAGGACGCTGGACG GTGTTCCAGAAGAGGATGGACGGCTCTGTGAACTTCTACAGAGGCTGGGACCAGTACAAGTTGGGCTTCGGGAACGCTTTTGGAGAGTACTGGCTTG GTCTTGAGAACATCCATCAGCTGATACGTCAGAAAAAGTACGAGCTTCTGGTGGACATGGAGGACTTCGAAGGAAACAAAACGTTTGCTCGTTACTCTGCATTCAGCGTGGATGATGAGCGTGACGGTTACGAATTGCACGTGTCTGGATTCCACAATGGGGGCGCCG GAGATTCCCTGATATTTCACAACGGGAGGAAGTTCACCACCTTTGACAAAGACCAAGACGACTGGTATAAAAACTGTGCCAGAGTATTCTTGGGGGCGTTCTGGTATGATAAGTGTCACGGTACAAACCCTAACGGGATTTACCACTGGGGGGCCGATGACAGCCGCTTTGCGGTTGGAGTGAACTGGTTAACCTGGAAGGGTCATGAGTACTCCCTGAAGACCATCATCATGAAGATCCGGCCTGTTACATGA
- the LOC133419519 gene encoding microfibril-associated glycoprotein 4-like, translating into MEMPPWVLLMLILLASGMETCKGASLPVDCSDIHHQDKNLTNGVFTIYPAGSTSAVQVYCDLESEGGRWTVFQKRMDGSVNFYRGWDQYKLGFGNANGEYWLGLENIHQLTRPKKHELLVDMEDFEGNKVFARYTAFSVDNECDGYALHVSGFLNGGAGDSLSVHNGRKFTTFDKDQDVWYKNCARSYLGAYWYDKCHDSNPNGIYSWGDDSIFAVGVVWHKWKGPKYSLKTISMKIRPVN; encoded by the exons ATGGAGATG CCACCTTGGGTCCTCCTCATGCTCATCCTCCTAGCTTCTGGGATGGAGACCTGCAAAGGAGCCTCCCTACCGGTCGACTGCAGCGACATCCACCACCAAGACAAGAATCTGACCAATGGAGTGTTCACCATCTATCCTGCTGGATCCACTTCTGCTGTGCAG GTGTACTGTGACTTGGAGTCGGAAGGAGGACGCTGGACG GTGTTCCAGAAGAGGATGGACGGCTCTGTGAACTTCTACAGAGGCTGGGACCAGTACAAGTTGGGCTTCGGGAACGCTAATGGAGAGTACTGGCTTG GTCTTGAGAACATCCATCAGCTGACACGTCCGAAAAAGCACGAGCTTCTGGTGGACATGGAGGACTTTGAGGGAAACAAAGTGTTTGCTCGTTACACTGCATTCAGCGTGGATAATGAGTGTGACGGTTACGCATTGCACGTGTCTGGATTCCTCAACGGGGGCGCCG gAGATTCCCTGAGCGTTCACAACGGGAGGAAGTTCACCACCTTTGACAAAGACCAAGACGTCTGGTATAAAAACTGTGCCAGATCCTACCTGGGGGCGTACTGGTATGATAAGTGTCACGATTCAAACCCTAACGGGATTTACTCCTGGGGCGATGACAGCATCTTTGCGGTTGGAGTGGTCTGGCACAAATGGAAGGGTCCTAAGTACTCCCTGAAGACCATCAGCATGAAGATCCGGCCTGTTAACTGA